One segment of Desulfovermiculus halophilus DSM 18834 DNA contains the following:
- a CDS encoding PilW family protein: MGKAKGFTLIEMVATLVLVGIMAVGMAYFLIPGIQGYLFAQENAELTQKVELAMTRLTRELRECYTCDGSEGAISLPFVFENTLGNRQISLSNGDLKINGYTLLDKVRSADIFTRNSTDPLKIKIELDVAHQQGDRILTFTTDVFPRNTYQ, from the coding sequence ATGGGTAAGGCAAAAGGATTTACACTTATAGAAATGGTTGCCACTTTGGTCTTGGTGGGCATCATGGCAGTGGGCATGGCCTATTTTCTTATCCCAGGAATTCAAGGGTACTTGTTTGCCCAGGAGAATGCGGAACTGACCCAGAAGGTTGAGCTGGCCATGACCAGGCTGACCCGGGAGCTTCGCGAATGCTATACATGTGATGGATCAGAAGGAGCAATATCCTTGCCTTTTGTATTTGAGAATACGCTGGGGAACAGACAAATAAGTCTTAGTAATGGGGATTTGAAAATAAATGGATATACTTTGCTGGATAAGGTGCGATCTGCTGATATATTTACCCGGAATTCTACCGATCCTCTGAAAATCAAGATTGAATTAGATGTAGCTCATCAGCAAGGGGATAGGATATTGACTTTTACAACAGATGTTTTTCCTAGAAATACCTATCAATAG
- a CDS encoding prepilin-type N-terminal cleavage/methylation domain-containing protein, which produces MRRQGKKESGFSLIEIIVTLIIVAVVGTLLFTFLRGTVVPSSEPVFMAKDLAEAQAIMEENAAVYSKYLSGDIDDWGELKSSLTATKKEVQDEIEDEYDFKILEVTISFGDQKISALFTQ; this is translated from the coding sequence ATGAGAAGACAAGGCAAAAAAGAAAGTGGTTTTAGTCTTATAGAGATCATCGTGACCCTGATTATTGTTGCAGTGGTCGGGACCTTACTGTTTACATTCCTGAGAGGTACGGTTGTGCCCAGCTCCGAGCCGGTGTTTATGGCCAAAGATCTGGCTGAGGCCCAGGCTATCATGGAAGAAAATGCAGCAGTGTACTCCAAATATCTCAGCGGAGATATAGATGACTGGGGTGAGCTGAAGAGCAGCTTGACTGCTACGAAAAAGGAAGTGCAGGACGAGATCGAGGACGAGTATGACTTTAAAATACTCGAAGTGACTATCTCATTTGGAGATCAAAAGATATCTGCCCTATTTACCCAATAG
- a CDS encoding type II secretion system protein: MREQIITPRSGGQGAFTLIEVVSVLTILGILAAVAIPRMIDTGAEQRIVLDKLKVHLRHAQLRAMNSDQPWGVKCTGNGYFMFRDGDENDKVRFMGDDQVIVNIPSQVSVSSFTISFDSWGAPYVGADPDPEAGTRVSDPGYTISVGDETVTVLPETGFIQ; the protein is encoded by the coding sequence ATGAGAGAGCAGATTATTACTCCTCGTTCCGGCGGACAAGGTGCCTTCACTTTGATCGAGGTGGTCAGCGTTTTGACTATTCTGGGGATTTTGGCTGCGGTGGCTATTCCAAGGATGATAGATACTGGGGCGGAGCAAAGGATTGTGTTGGACAAGTTGAAAGTTCATCTGCGCCACGCTCAGTTGCGGGCTATGAACTCAGACCAACCTTGGGGAGTCAAGTGTACTGGGAATGGGTATTTTATGTTTCGCGATGGTGATGAAAATGACAAGGTTCGATTCATGGGTGATGATCAAGTCATAGTAAATATTCCTTCTCAGGTGTCTGTATCATCATTCACCATTTCTTTTGATTCATGGGGGGCACCATATGTCGGAGCTGATCCTGACCCGGAAGCTGGTACACGGGTCAGCGATCCCGGATACACTATCTCAGTCGGGGATGAGACTGTGACTGTTTTGCCGGAGACAGGTTTTATCCAATGA
- a CDS encoding type IV pilus twitching motility protein PilT — translation MESLDELVAECMRQGCTDLHITGNHPFVARKNGNINYLKDLVLSPSEVDSLANELLDPTQKKILSERWSVDLAKTIAGTRLRINVFRSHRGLSLAIRFLPGRIPSVEQLNLPASLQELTYHRSGLILICGATGTGKSTTIASLLQKINLTKSMHVITLEDPIEFRFQTIRSFFEQRELGVHFQSFEQGLIDILREMPDVVLVGELREPEPIRLTLNAAEAGHLVFATLHASTVEEALYRVCNAFPLDVQEFVRHQLSASLAAVIVQQLHYKPELGFRVPMLSVLRTTTSIKRLIREGKLSQIENAMEMGRQEGMYTFERYGREFLGQKKNFVSPMQSLQPSREEYSEQESPSQFGGEAEQPEEQMGTRQTSTSLLPLKSAGSETEIQGDDEDGLYHLKGDEDLADVLAQLRDDE, via the coding sequence ATGGAGAGCTTGGATGAGCTGGTCGCGGAATGCATGCGCCAGGGATGTACAGACCTGCACATTACCGGGAACCATCCCTTTGTGGCCCGCAAGAACGGGAATATCAACTATTTGAAGGATCTGGTGCTGTCTCCATCAGAAGTAGACAGCCTGGCCAATGAATTGCTGGATCCAACCCAGAAGAAGATCCTGTCTGAGCGGTGGTCCGTTGATCTGGCCAAAACCATTGCCGGGACCAGGCTGCGGATCAATGTTTTTCGCTCCCACCGGGGGCTGAGCCTGGCTATCCGGTTTCTGCCCGGCCGGATTCCCAGCGTTGAGCAGCTCAACCTTCCGGCATCCCTGCAGGAGTTGACCTACCATCGCTCCGGGCTGATTCTCATCTGCGGGGCAACGGGCACTGGCAAATCAACCACCATTGCCTCCCTGCTGCAGAAGATCAATTTGACCAAGTCAATGCACGTGATCACTTTGGAAGATCCCATTGAGTTCCGTTTTCAGACCATCCGCTCCTTTTTTGAGCAGCGGGAGCTGGGGGTTCACTTTCAGAGCTTTGAGCAGGGATTGATTGATATCCTGCGGGAGATGCCGGACGTGGTCCTGGTCGGGGAGCTTCGGGAGCCGGAGCCCATCCGGCTGACCCTGAATGCGGCCGAGGCTGGGCACCTGGTCTTTGCCACCCTGCACGCCAGCACGGTGGAGGAGGCCCTGTATCGGGTGTGCAACGCCTTCCCCCTGGATGTGCAGGAGTTTGTCCGCCATCAGCTGTCCGCTTCCCTGGCTGCGGTCATAGTCCAGCAGCTGCACTACAAGCCGGAGCTGGGCTTCCGGGTGCCCATGCTCAGCGTGCTACGGACGACCACGAGCATCAAGCGTTTGATTCGGGAGGGGAAGCTGTCCCAGATCGAGAACGCCATGGAGATGGGCCGGCAGGAGGGGATGTATACCTTTGAGCGATACGGACGGGAGTTTCTGGGCCAGAAGAAGAATTTTGTCTCCCCCATGCAGAGCCTGCAACCGAGCAGGGAGGAGTATTCGGAGCAGGAGAGTCCATCGCAGTTCGGCGGTGAGGCTGAGCAGCCGGAGGAACAGATGGGTACAAGGCAGACTTCGACTTCTTTACTGCCCCTAAAGAGCGCAGGATCTGAGACCGAGATCCAAGGCGATGACGAAGACGGGCTGTATCACCTCAAGGGGGACGAGGACCTGGCCGATGTTTTGGCCCAGCTGCGGGATGATGAATGA